The Streptomyces sp. CC0208 genome window below encodes:
- a CDS encoding exodeoxyribonuclease III, with translation MRIATWNVNSITARLPRLLAWLESTGTDVLCLQEAKVAEAQFPFDQLREAGYEAAVHATGRWNGVAVISRVGLDDVVKGLPGDPGYDGAPEPRAISATCGPARVWSVYVPNGREVDHPHYAYKLQWFEALKAAVAGDAAGSRPFAVLGDYNVAPTDDDVYDVAAFEGLTHVTPAERAALASLREAGLSDVVPRPLKYDHPFTYWDYRQLCFPKNRGMRIDLVYGNESFAKAVTDAYVDREERKGKGASDHAPVVVDLDV, from the coding sequence ATGCGCATCGCGACCTGGAACGTCAACTCGATCACCGCTCGTCTCCCGAGGCTGCTGGCCTGGCTGGAGAGCACCGGCACCGATGTGCTGTGCCTCCAGGAGGCCAAGGTCGCCGAGGCGCAGTTCCCGTTCGACCAGCTGCGCGAGGCGGGCTACGAGGCGGCGGTCCACGCGACGGGGCGGTGGAACGGCGTGGCGGTGATCTCCCGGGTAGGCCTCGACGACGTGGTCAAGGGCCTGCCCGGCGACCCCGGCTACGACGGCGCCCCGGAGCCCCGCGCCATCTCCGCGACCTGCGGCCCGGCCCGTGTGTGGTCGGTCTACGTGCCGAACGGCCGCGAGGTCGACCACCCGCACTACGCCTACAAGCTCCAGTGGTTCGAGGCCCTCAAGGCCGCTGTCGCCGGTGACGCCGCGGGCAGCCGGCCCTTCGCGGTCCTGGGCGACTACAACGTGGCGCCGACGGACGACGACGTCTACGACGTGGCCGCCTTCGAGGGCCTCACCCACGTCACCCCGGCCGAGCGCGCCGCTCTCGCCTCCCTGCGCGAGGCGGGCCTGTCGGACGTGGTCCCGCGGCCCCTCAAGTACGACCACCCGTTCACGTACTGGGACTACCGCCAGCTCTGCTTCCCCAAGAACCGCGGCATGCGCATCGACCTCGTGTACGGCAACGAATCCTTCGCGAAGGCCGTCACCGACGCCTACGTCGACCGTGAGGAGCGCAAGGGCAAGGGCGCCTCCGACCACGCGCCGGTCGTCGTCGACCTGGACGTCTAG
- a CDS encoding MBL fold metallo-hydrolase, translating into MKLTKMSHACVRLEKDGQMLVLDPGTFSEEDAALGADAILVTHEHLDHFNEERLRTALDANPAAEIWTLRSVAEKISAAFPGRVHTVGHGDTFTAAGFDVQVHGELHAVIHPDIPRITNVGYLVDGGKVFHPGDALTVPDQTVETLMLPVMAPWSKISEVIDYVREVKPQRAYDIHDALLTDLARPIYDNQIGALGGAEHLRLKPGESTAL; encoded by the coding sequence ATGAAGCTCACGAAGATGTCGCACGCCTGTGTCCGTCTGGAGAAGGACGGGCAGATGCTCGTCCTCGACCCCGGGACGTTCAGTGAGGAGGACGCCGCCCTCGGCGCGGACGCGATCCTCGTCACACACGAACACCTCGACCACTTCAACGAGGAGCGGCTGCGGACCGCTCTGGACGCCAACCCGGCCGCCGAGATCTGGACCCTGAGGTCGGTCGCCGAGAAGATCTCGGCCGCCTTCCCCGGCCGTGTGCACACCGTCGGCCACGGCGACACCTTCACCGCCGCCGGCTTCGACGTCCAGGTCCACGGCGAACTGCACGCCGTGATCCACCCGGACATCCCGCGCATCACCAACGTCGGCTATCTCGTCGACGGCGGCAAGGTCTTCCACCCCGGCGACGCCCTCACCGTCCCCGACCAGACCGTCGAGACGCTGATGCTCCCCGTCATGGCCCCCTGGAGCAAGATCTCCGAGGTCATCGACTACGTCCGTGAGGTCAAGCCCCAGCGCGCCTACGACATCCACGACGCCCTCCTCACCGACCTCGCCCGCCCGATCTACGACAACCAGATCGGTGCCCTCGGCGGCGCGGAGCACCTGCGGCTGAAGCCGGGGGAGAGCACGGCTCTGTGA
- the pcaC gene encoding 4-carboxymuconolactone decarboxylase: MWDRQVPELIKQWRVFRFDLPGHGGAPAYPAGSVGDLTDRLLATLDRFGVQRFGYAGCALGGAVGMELALRHPERLASLALIAASPRFGTADEFRQRGVIVRTNGLDPIARTSPDRWFTSGFAAAQPAITEWAVQMVRTTDPGCYIAACEALAAFDVRADLASVGVPTLVLVGSDDQVTGPAEARTLVAGIPDARLAVVPGASHLVPVEQPAAVTDLLVRHFSTAWQPAFDSSTGQTAIPGAPVNPVLTPAPPHVAPPHPVPIAEIAPAAPAPQSAGRADPYDTGIKVRREVLGDAHVDRVLAQADDFSADFQELLTRYAWGEIWDRPGLDRRSRSVATLTALVAGGHLDELASHTRAALRNGLTPSEIKEVLLQAAVYCGVPAANSAFKVAQQVIREETTPTE; this comes from the coding sequence ATGTGGGACCGCCAGGTCCCCGAACTGATCAAGCAGTGGCGCGTCTTCCGGTTCGACCTGCCGGGGCACGGCGGCGCGCCCGCCTACCCGGCGGGTTCGGTCGGCGACCTCACCGACCGGCTGCTCGCCACGCTCGACCGGTTCGGGGTGCAGCGCTTCGGCTACGCGGGCTGCGCGCTCGGCGGCGCGGTCGGCATGGAGCTGGCGCTGCGCCACCCGGAGCGGCTCGCCTCGCTCGCGCTGATCGCCGCCTCGCCCCGCTTCGGCACGGCCGACGAGTTCCGCCAGCGCGGGGTGATCGTACGGACGAACGGGCTCGATCCCATCGCCCGTACCTCGCCCGACCGCTGGTTCACCTCCGGGTTCGCCGCAGCCCAGCCCGCGATCACCGAGTGGGCCGTGCAGATGGTGCGCACCACCGACCCCGGCTGCTACATCGCGGCCTGCGAGGCGCTCGCCGCGTTCGACGTGCGGGCCGACCTCGCGAGCGTCGGGGTGCCGACCCTGGTCCTCGTCGGCTCCGACGACCAGGTCACCGGCCCCGCCGAGGCCCGCACCCTGGTCGCGGGCATCCCGGACGCCCGGCTCGCCGTCGTACCGGGCGCCTCCCACCTGGTGCCGGTCGAGCAGCCCGCCGCCGTCACCGACCTGCTCGTCAGACACTTCTCCACCGCCTGGCAGCCCGCCTTCGACTCCAGTACCGGCCAGACCGCGATCCCCGGCGCCCCGGTCAACCCGGTCCTCACGCCCGCGCCGCCGCACGTCGCGCCCCCGCACCCGGTGCCCATCGCCGAGATCGCGCCGGCCGCCCCGGCCCCCCAGTCGGCCGGCCGCGCCGATCCGTACGACACCGGCATCAAGGTGCGCCGCGAGGTGCTCGGCGACGCGCACGTCGACCGGGTACTGGCGCAGGCCGACGACTTCTCGGCCGACTTCCAAGAGCTCCTCACCCGCTACGCCTGGGGCGAGATCTGGGACCGGCCGGGGCTCGACCGCCGTTCCCGCAGCGTCGCCACCCTGACCGCGCTGGTCGCGGGCGGACACCTGGACGAGCTCGCCTCGCACACCCGGGCCGCCCTGCGCAACGGCCTGACCCCCTCCGAGATCAAGGAGGTGCTGCTCCAGGCGGCCGTCTACTGCGGGGTCCCGGCGGCCAACAGCGCCTTCAAGGTGGCCCAGCAGGTCATCCGCGAGGAGACCACCCCCACCGAGTGA
- a CDS encoding site-specific integrase, with translation MVDVGADPVTGKRKQVTRAFGTLREAKAEYARITNRRYDAALVPAHEVTVNEWLDQWLAWKSEDLEESTVYSYTLTLDRVRGQLGQIRLQELTEDHIEAWMQWALRGGRTRGGKVGTGLSVISVEMSLARLQEALNRAVKRRLVEVNVAQEVTIPRKVRKAERRTRALVPPWNVDEVHAFVGAIEDDRLCAPFLLSLMGLRPAEICGMRWADVDLERAMLTIANTRTLMGNKIVVEKDTKSLAGERELPLPDLVRGALTRFVAVQMSERRAAGERYEASGYVAVDELGGALNGRQLRERAYKVMHENALRRVCGRGTPRWRRRTAGM, from the coding sequence GTGGTCGATGTGGGGGCCGACCCCGTCACGGGGAAGCGCAAGCAGGTGACTCGGGCCTTCGGCACGCTGCGCGAGGCGAAGGCCGAGTACGCGCGTATCACGAACCGTCGCTATGACGCGGCGTTGGTGCCGGCCCATGAGGTCACGGTGAACGAGTGGCTCGATCAGTGGCTCGCCTGGAAGTCGGAAGACCTGGAAGAGAGCACCGTATACAGCTACACGCTGACCCTGGACCGTGTCAGGGGGCAGCTCGGGCAGATCCGGCTTCAAGAACTCACCGAGGACCACATCGAGGCGTGGATGCAGTGGGCGCTTCGGGGAGGGCGGACCCGCGGTGGCAAGGTGGGCACGGGCCTGAGCGTGATATCGGTCGAGATGTCCCTGGCGCGGCTGCAGGAGGCACTCAACCGAGCGGTGAAGCGGCGGTTGGTCGAGGTGAACGTCGCCCAGGAAGTGACGATCCCTCGGAAGGTACGCAAGGCGGAGCGCAGGACCAGGGCGCTGGTGCCGCCGTGGAATGTCGACGAGGTCCATGCCTTCGTGGGAGCAATCGAGGACGACCGGCTCTGCGCCCCGTTCCTCTTGTCGCTGATGGGTCTCAGGCCGGCGGAGATCTGCGGCATGCGCTGGGCCGACGTCGACCTGGAACGGGCCATGCTGACCATCGCCAACACCCGGACGCTGATGGGGAACAAGATTGTGGTGGAGAAGGACACGAAGTCACTTGCCGGGGAGCGGGAGCTCCCTTTGCCCGATCTGGTCAGAGGGGCACTGACGCGATTCGTTGCCGTGCAGATGTCTGAGAGGCGGGCGGCCGGGGAGCGGTACGAAGCCAGCGGGTACGTCGCTGTGGACGAACTCGGCGGGGCGCTCAACGGACGGCAGCTGCGGGAACGGGCGTACAAGGTCATGCATGAGAACGCTCTGCGGCGAGTCTGTGGGCGGGGCACACCAAGGTGGAGACGACGCACCGCTGGTATGTGA
- a CDS encoding Imm1 family immunity protein has protein sequence MILNVTCNDRRWFAETDTEVSTVVAEVLGSLQGWNKRGEHWHPGTIAWFSWSDRRHVSDADMPNNFLVVSLNRDSGYGGLIWFVNSGYPGPETDEVLDNIWVSDNPNPPDFDTEVVSNPGEPYWFDPRSTLPIEEIEAAVHEFCRVRTGIRPECVQWTLGEVSGRRADRELETDLPPY, from the coding sequence ATGATTCTTAACGTTACTTGCAACGACCGCCGGTGGTTTGCCGAGACGGACACAGAAGTATCCACCGTAGTTGCCGAAGTCCTCGGTTCTTTGCAGGGCTGGAACAAGCGGGGCGAACACTGGCACCCGGGCACCATCGCCTGGTTCTCATGGTCGGATCGCCGGCACGTGAGCGATGCCGATATGCCAAACAATTTCCTCGTGGTATCCCTGAACAGGGACAGTGGCTACGGTGGGCTCATTTGGTTCGTGAATTCGGGATATCCGGGACCGGAAACGGATGAAGTCCTTGACAATATCTGGGTCTCGGATAACCCAAACCCGCCCGATTTCGACACGGAAGTCGTGTCCAACCCGGGCGAACCGTACTGGTTCGATCCGCGCAGCACGCTACCTATAGAAGAAATTGAAGCCGCCGTCCATGAGTTCTGCCGCGTGCGCACAGGAATTAGACCTGAGTGCGTGCAGTGGACCTTGGGTGAAGTAAGCGGAAGGCGCGCGGACCGCGAACTGGAGACAGACCTGCCGCCGTATTAG